One genomic window of Azospirillum sp. TSH58 includes the following:
- a CDS encoding RNA polymerase sigma factor — translation MTGLAAETDEVLMARIRAGDQAAYRALVHRHLKRAYALARRMCGSDAEAEDIAQDAFLQVWQRRDHWTDEGAKFTTWLYRVVVNRCIDHRRRPAGEDLDSVPEPPDHAPDAVTHIQRRQVAARLRDAQDRLPPQQRAALALYYNEGLSNAEVATIMQISVTAVESLLKRARQQLRTLLRASAQAARDSFEDG, via the coding sequence ATGACCGGCTTGGCGGCGGAGACCGACGAGGTCCTGATGGCGCGCATCCGTGCCGGGGATCAGGCGGCCTACCGCGCGCTCGTCCACCGCCACCTGAAGCGCGCCTACGCGCTCGCGCGCCGCATGTGCGGCAGCGACGCCGAGGCGGAGGACATCGCCCAGGACGCCTTCCTCCAGGTCTGGCAGCGGCGCGACCACTGGACCGACGAGGGGGCCAAGTTCACCACGTGGCTCTACCGGGTGGTGGTGAACCGCTGCATCGACCACAGGCGCCGCCCGGCGGGGGAGGATCTGGACTCCGTGCCCGAGCCGCCGGACCACGCCCCCGACGCCGTCACCCACATCCAGCGCCGGCAGGTGGCCGCCCGCCTGCGCGACGCCCAGGACCGTCTGCCGCCGCAGCAGCGCGCCGCCCTCGCCCTTTATTACAACGAGGGCTTGAGCAACGCCGAGGTCGCAACCATTATGCAAATCAGCGTGACTGCTGTAGAATCGCTGCTGAAACGCGCCCGCCAGCAGCTTCGCACGCTGTTGCGCGCCAGCGCGCAGGCCGCCAGGGATTCGTTCGAAGACGGATGA
- a CDS encoding flagellin translates to MPVISTNTAANSALRYLNINSENQASSVSKIASGSRITKASDDAAGLAVGTSLTSDITVLKQAATNASHGSSILQAADGGMSRVSDIVQRMRSLATQSLSGAVTDTERGYLDAEFQQLIEEIDGITSGTRFNDDPLLDGNGAWATGVDFRVGTESTDKITVTIANVNSTGLSIGTLDVGTSATASAALTALDTAVETLSSARADVGALISRFEFRGQVLDTSIENTEAAQSAIMDVDVAAEQAELASTKVLTQAAIAVLSQANEMPQNLLQLLR, encoded by the coding sequence ATGCCCGTCATCTCCACCAACACGGCGGCGAACTCCGCGCTGCGCTACCTGAACATCAACTCCGAGAACCAGGCGAGTTCGGTCTCCAAGATCGCCAGCGGCTCGCGCATTACCAAGGCGTCGGACGACGCGGCGGGCCTGGCCGTCGGCACCTCGCTGACCTCCGACATCACGGTGCTGAAGCAGGCGGCGACCAACGCCTCGCACGGCTCCTCGATCCTCCAGGCGGCGGACGGCGGCATGTCCCGCGTGTCCGACATCGTGCAGCGCATGCGCTCGCTGGCCACCCAGTCGCTGTCCGGCGCCGTCACCGACACCGAGCGCGGCTATCTGGACGCCGAGTTCCAGCAGCTCATCGAGGAAATCGACGGCATCACGTCCGGCACCCGCTTCAACGACGACCCGCTGCTGGACGGCAACGGCGCCTGGGCCACCGGCGTGGATTTCCGCGTGGGCACCGAAAGCACGGACAAGATCACCGTCACCATCGCCAACGTGAACTCGACCGGGCTGTCCATCGGCACGCTGGACGTCGGCACCTCCGCCACGGCGAGCGCCGCGCTGACCGCGCTGGACACGGCGGTGGAAACGCTGTCGAGCGCGCGGGCCGACGTGGGCGCCCTGATCTCCCGCTTCGAGTTCCGCGGCCAGGTGCTGGACACCTCCATCGAGAACACCGAGGCGGCGCAGTCGGCGATCATGGACGTGGACGTCGCCGCGGAGCAGGCGGAGCTGGCCTCGACCAAGGTGCTGACCCAGGCGGCCATCGCCGTGCTGTCCCAGGCCAACGAGATGCCGCAGAACCTGCTTCAGCTGCTGCGGTAA
- a CDS encoding flagellin: MERIATFNHQNQLVRFMLTAESRVAAAQVQASTGEKSLDYKGIAGDSGRLVNLESHYRRSERYVDEGEVVNGRIQTMHDAVGGMIDLANRVRGLVASLQGAGGGSAEGIRSEAQALMTEFAGLLNTQQEGRYLFAGGRTDRAAVSLDGLPAATSPSAADTGYYKGDGSVSYFQAADDLIIQYGVTADDPSIEKALRSISLIANMPTDPVDTALVDEASDLADAAADGLTVVQTTLGSASATLERTIDRHLEQQLVLQTHVEDIRNIDLAEATTRLSQLQANLESTLSLMKILQQTNLSDFL; the protein is encoded by the coding sequence ATGGAACGGATCGCGACCTTCAACCACCAGAACCAGCTCGTCCGCTTCATGCTGACGGCGGAATCGCGGGTGGCTGCCGCCCAGGTGCAGGCATCGACCGGCGAGAAATCTCTCGATTACAAGGGCATCGCCGGCGACAGCGGGCGCCTCGTCAACCTGGAGAGCCACTACCGCCGCTCCGAGCGCTATGTCGACGAGGGGGAGGTGGTCAACGGGCGCATCCAGACCATGCACGACGCCGTGGGCGGGATGATCGACCTCGCCAACCGGGTGCGCGGTCTGGTCGCCAGCCTCCAGGGGGCCGGCGGCGGTTCGGCGGAGGGCATCAGGAGCGAGGCGCAGGCCCTGATGACGGAGTTCGCCGGGCTGCTGAACACCCAGCAGGAGGGCCGCTACCTGTTCGCCGGGGGGCGCACCGACCGCGCGGCGGTGTCGCTGGACGGCCTGCCGGCGGCGACCAGCCCCTCCGCCGCCGACACCGGCTACTACAAGGGCGACGGGAGCGTCTCCTACTTCCAGGCCGCCGACGACCTCATAATCCAATACGGCGTCACCGCCGACGACCCGTCCATCGAGAAGGCGCTGCGCTCCATCAGCCTGATCGCCAACATGCCGACCGACCCGGTGGACACCGCCCTGGTGGACGAGGCGTCCGACCTCGCCGACGCGGCGGCGGACGGGCTGACCGTGGTGCAGACGACGCTCGGCTCCGCCTCCGCCACGCTGGAACGGACCATCGACCGCCACCTGGAGCAGCAGCTCGTCCTCCAGACCCACGTCGAGGACATCCGCAACATCGACCTCGCCGAGGCGACCACGCGCCTGTCGCAGCTCCAGGCCAACCTGGAATCGACCTTGAGCCTGATGAAGATCCTCCAGCAGACCAACCTCAGCGATTTCCTCTGA
- the fliS gene encoding flagellar export chaperone FliS has protein sequence MRNPTLTKALSAYASANSAALPPVVAVVRLYETATAHLHQARDAARDGRFDAHFQAMDRAITILLGLDSILKLDKGGDVAATLRRFYRSLVRQAGLAAARRDPVAATEAIIRQLSFMTKAWQTIAAERGVVPSSTGASAKGSHASVIGRSMDHARGGLFG, from the coding sequence ATGCGCAACCCGACCCTGACCAAGGCCCTGTCCGCCTACGCCTCCGCCAACAGCGCGGCACTGCCGCCCGTGGTTGCCGTCGTCCGCCTGTACGAGACGGCGACGGCGCATCTGCACCAGGCGCGCGACGCCGCGCGGGACGGCCGTTTCGACGCCCATTTCCAGGCCATGGACCGCGCCATCACCATCCTCTTGGGGCTTGATTCCATTCTGAAATTGGATAAAGGTGGGGATGTCGCGGCGACGCTGCGGCGCTTCTACCGGTCCCTGGTCCGGCAGGCCGGTCTGGCCGCTGCGCGCCGGGACCCCGTGGCCGCGACCGAGGCCATCATCCGCCAGTTGTCCTTCATGACGAAGGCGTGGCAGACCATCGCCGCAGAACGCGGCGTGGTCCCCAGTTCAACCGGTGCTTCGGCCAAAGGGTCGCACGCATCCGTGATCGGGAGATCCATGGATCATGCGCGCGGCGGCCTGTTTGGCTGA
- the flgK gene encoding flagellar hook-associated protein FlgK: MSLRVAGSIATSALRTNEVGMAVASANVANAGTEGYTRKTAKATTSDTAVGFTGVDVAGIGGTVDRYLLKSLVSAQSGLGLSRTVGDYLDRFQERLGATTSASSLGSVIDTLGETLATLATSPESGSAKAAAVDDLTAVAETLRSTSKAVQELRGEADRAIADTVTRINGTLDTLKDLNDRIQTGKALGQDTGDLEDQRNTALKSLAGDIDIRYQTDANGMVRISTSSGTSLLDSAVHRLSYTPATTVGAGTGFGPITIDGKDVTGSVASGTLGGLIQVRDTDLPAQQARLDELALTLKDTLNALHNQGTAFPPPNALTGTATVAGTDALNGGGTLRVAVASADGTAVEVLDLDLSAYATVQDAVDAIDAMDSLSAHIDAQGRLVIQADDSANGVALGGDGTAGADGQGFSARFGLNDLLTGTGAADLRVSDAIAQDSGRLATGALSTAATLAVGGSALAAGEGSVAQALKTAFSGAQSFDTAGGLSGRTGTFSQYAGAIIQGAATAAARAATAHEDQESYASGLESTMASQSGVNVNEETAAISNLQSAYQAAAAVMKAVQEMFDTALNMVR; this comes from the coding sequence ATGTCCCTGCGCGTCGCCGGCAGCATCGCCACCTCCGCGCTGCGCACCAACGAGGTGGGCATGGCGGTCGCCTCGGCCAACGTCGCCAACGCGGGCACGGAGGGCTACACCCGCAAGACCGCCAAGGCGACCACCAGCGACACCGCCGTCGGCTTCACCGGGGTGGACGTCGCCGGCATCGGCGGCACGGTCGACCGCTACCTGCTGAAGTCGCTGGTGTCGGCGCAGTCCGGGCTGGGCCTCAGCCGGACGGTCGGCGACTATCTGGACCGCTTCCAGGAGCGGCTGGGGGCCACCACCTCCGCATCGTCGCTGGGCTCGGTCATCGACACGCTGGGCGAGACGCTGGCCACCCTGGCGACCTCCCCGGAGAGCGGCAGCGCCAAGGCGGCGGCGGTGGACGACCTGACCGCGGTGGCGGAGACGCTGCGCTCCACCTCCAAGGCCGTGCAGGAGCTGCGCGGCGAGGCCGACCGCGCCATCGCCGACACGGTGACCCGCATCAACGGCACGCTGGACACGCTGAAGGACCTCAACGACCGCATCCAGACCGGCAAGGCGCTCGGCCAGGACACCGGCGACCTGGAGGACCAGCGCAACACCGCCCTGAAGAGCCTCGCCGGGGACATCGACATCCGCTACCAGACCGACGCCAACGGCATGGTCCGGATCTCCACATCCTCCGGCACGTCGCTTCTGGACTCCGCGGTGCACCGGCTGTCCTACACGCCCGCCACCACGGTCGGCGCCGGGACGGGCTTCGGCCCGATCACCATCGACGGGAAGGACGTCACCGGCTCCGTTGCCTCGGGCACGCTGGGCGGGCTGATCCAGGTCCGCGACACCGACCTGCCGGCGCAGCAGGCCCGGCTGGACGAGCTGGCGCTGACGCTGAAGGACACGCTGAACGCCCTCCACAACCAGGGCACCGCCTTCCCTCCGCCCAACGCGCTGACCGGCACGGCCACGGTCGCCGGAACGGACGCGCTGAACGGCGGCGGCACGCTGCGCGTTGCCGTCGCGTCGGCGGACGGAACGGCGGTGGAGGTGCTGGACCTCGACCTCTCCGCCTACGCCACCGTGCAGGACGCGGTGGACGCCATCGACGCGATGGACTCGCTCTCCGCCCACATCGACGCCCAGGGGCGGCTGGTCATCCAGGCCGACGATTCCGCGAACGGCGTGGCGCTGGGCGGCGACGGCACGGCGGGGGCCGACGGCCAGGGCTTCTCCGCCCGCTTCGGGCTGAACGACCTGCTGACCGGCACCGGCGCCGCCGACCTCAGGGTGAGCGACGCGATCGCGCAGGACAGCGGGCGTCTGGCGACCGGCGCTCTCTCCACCGCCGCGACGCTCGCCGTCGGAGGGTCGGCGCTGGCCGCGGGGGAGGGCTCGGTGGCGCAGGCGTTGAAGACGGCCTTCTCCGGAGCGCAGTCCTTCGACACGGCGGGCGGTCTGTCCGGCCGGACGGGGACCTTCTCCCAATATGCCGGCGCCATCATCCAGGGGGCCGCCACCGCCGCCGCCCGCGCCGCCACCGCCCACGAGGACCAGGAGTCCTACGCCAGCGGGCTGGAGTCCACGATGGCCTCCCAGAGCGGCGTGAACGTCAACGAGGAAACCGCCGCGATCAGCAACCTGCAATCCGCCTATCAGGCCGCCGCCGCGGTCATGAAGGCGGTGCAGGAGATGTTCGACACGGCGCTGAACATGGTCCGATAG
- a CDS encoding tetratricopeptide repeat protein: MTDDHDSAPATGRRGGHGSPWEAVLHDPTRVEGAFLFGLAAARLGRAEAAIRWFRRAVRLQPNWADGWAALADACRRGGRRREAASAFATLLALSPAHGAALVNLAVLERAAGHPRTAARQLVRALALDPGQAGTWNNLGNALRDLGATARAAAAWRTALALDPGQADALGNLGGALRDRDRFAEARVLLRRALALAPQHAALHGVLAYALSGEGRLEEAERACRRALALTPTLADPLCTLGLTTQRRGGADALRWFDRAAVASPGHPLARFNRGLAELEGGALAEGWTNYACRFAAGRAGRERRFAIPEWRGEPLAGKRLFIWREQGVGDEFLFASCYADAIRQAGGVVIECEPRLLPLFARSFPKAIVRAEQPLRGRALVETVDCDLHIPAGSLPRCLRGRLADFPPRSSWLFPDPARVLERRRQLDGIGGHLRVGIAWRSQLMTMERQWAYLPLDEWGPVLGVPGVTFVNLQYDDCEAEILRAEARFGVPIYELERLDLKNDFEGTAALTANLDLVIAPANSVAELAGALGVPVWRFGARDWTHLGSGVRPWYPSMRVFHPRAGEPLSAALGRIAAELRRAAVLARRAGAEAPGPRLPARPARRDHTQAPSPRRH; this comes from the coding sequence ATGACGGATGATCACGACAGCGCGCCGGCGACAGGCCGGCGCGGCGGGCACGGCTCGCCCTGGGAGGCGGTCCTTCACGACCCGACGCGGGTGGAGGGCGCCTTCCTGTTCGGGCTGGCGGCGGCGCGGCTGGGACGGGCGGAGGCGGCCATCCGCTGGTTCCGGCGCGCCGTCCGGCTGCAACCCAACTGGGCGGACGGCTGGGCGGCGCTGGCCGACGCGTGCCGCCGCGGCGGGCGGCGGAGGGAGGCCGCGTCGGCCTTCGCCACGCTGCTCGCCCTGTCCCCCGCCCACGGCGCGGCGCTGGTCAACCTCGCGGTGCTGGAACGGGCCGCCGGGCATCCGCGAACGGCGGCGCGCCAGCTCGTCCGCGCCCTGGCGCTCGACCCCGGACAGGCCGGAACCTGGAACAATCTGGGCAACGCGCTGCGGGACCTGGGCGCGACCGCCCGGGCCGCGGCGGCGTGGCGGACGGCGCTGGCGCTCGACCCGGGCCAAGCGGACGCGCTCGGCAATCTGGGCGGCGCGCTGCGCGACCGGGACCGCTTCGCCGAGGCGCGGGTTCTGCTGCGCCGGGCTCTGGCTCTGGCGCCGCAGCACGCGGCGCTTCACGGCGTTCTGGCCTACGCGTTGAGCGGCGAAGGCCGGCTGGAGGAAGCGGAGCGGGCCTGCCGCCGCGCGCTGGCGCTGACGCCGACGCTGGCCGACCCGCTGTGCACGCTCGGCCTGACGACCCAGCGGCGCGGCGGCGCCGATGCCCTGCGCTGGTTCGACCGGGCCGCTGTGGCGTCGCCGGGCCACCCTCTCGCCCGCTTCAACCGCGGTCTGGCGGAGCTGGAGGGCGGTGCGCTCGCCGAAGGTTGGACCAACTACGCCTGCCGCTTCGCCGCCGGCCGCGCGGGGCGGGAGCGGCGCTTCGCCATCCCCGAATGGCGGGGGGAGCCGCTGGCCGGCAAACGGCTGTTCATCTGGCGCGAGCAGGGGGTGGGGGACGAGTTCCTGTTCGCCTCCTGCTACGCCGACGCCATCCGGCAGGCCGGGGGGGTGGTGATCGAGTGCGAGCCGCGCCTGCTGCCGCTGTTCGCCCGATCCTTTCCCAAGGCCATCGTCCGGGCCGAGCAGCCGCTGCGCGGACGGGCGCTGGTGGAGACGGTGGACTGCGACCTGCACATCCCCGCGGGCTCGCTGCCGCGTTGCCTGCGCGGTCGGCTGGCGGACTTCCCGCCGCGGTCATCCTGGCTGTTTCCCGACCCGGCGCGGGTGCTGGAGCGGCGGCGGCAACTGGACGGCATCGGAGGGCATCTGCGGGTGGGCATCGCGTGGCGCAGCCAGCTGATGACCATGGAGCGGCAATGGGCCTATCTGCCGCTGGACGAATGGGGGCCGGTCCTGGGCGTGCCGGGGGTGACCTTCGTGAACCTCCAGTACGACGACTGCGAGGCCGAGATCCTGCGGGCGGAGGCGCGCTTCGGCGTTCCCATCTACGAGCTGGAGCGGCTCGACCTGAAGAACGATTTCGAGGGAACGGCGGCGCTCACCGCCAACCTGGATCTGGTCATCGCGCCGGCCAATTCGGTGGCGGAGCTGGCCGGCGCCCTCGGTGTGCCGGTCTGGCGCTTCGGCGCGCGGGACTGGACCCATCTCGGCAGCGGCGTGCGTCCCTGGTACCCGTCCATGCGGGTCTTCCATCCCCGCGCGGGCGAGCCGCTGTCCGCGGCGCTGGGGCGCATCGCGGCGGAGCTTCGCCGCGCCGCCGTCCTGGCGCGCCGGGCGGGTGCGGAGGCGCCGGGGCCGCGCCTTCCCGCCCGTCCGGCCCGTCGCGACCACACCCAGGCCCCCTCGCCGCGGCGGCATTGA
- the fliD gene encoding flagellar filament capping protein FliD: MTTVSSTSSSTAASTGSSSLIASGSGTGIDYSALVEASVQKRLSRADRIDTTITANEARIAAYEDMQSLLLAVNTSLDGLRNRSVSIGGGSNLFEGRTAYLSGGGSTSAGDVLSVTAADGAETGTYSIVVEQLATRHKIGAATTSSQSTALGQSGTLTLGVAGGSAASIDVEAGDSLTDIRDAVNAQKSTSGVTASIVKVTDSQYQLILTANDTGKAITLDDGGGGLLTGLGLTDADGNYANELVAAKNAVVTVDGVRVERSSNTIADAVDGLTFDLYAALPGQTIGVEIGTDLASIKSAITGFVDAYNAFRVFAQSHQTVSSSGTASSDATLFADSLLRQVTKTVYDALNAKVTTDDGGTLSLASLGITFASDNTLTVDETALNAALTGDIDAVRKLLGLEMTSSSADLKLLRYDRSLGRTDFTLDITVAEDGTLSGASVDGDNALFRVSGNRIIGNDGTAFAGLVLVYTGQTGSVDVSFSQGLADRLYTTLNGIAAKDSGDIARIVSQLDADNTEMTRRSDDIKTKAEDHRTRLTAYYARLEAKAEAANLLLQQLKYKESSDD, from the coding sequence ATGACGACGGTGTCCTCAACCTCATCCTCGACCGCCGCCTCCACCGGCAGCTCGTCGCTGATCGCCAGCGGGTCGGGCACGGGCATCGACTATTCGGCGTTGGTCGAGGCGTCGGTGCAGAAGCGCCTGTCCCGCGCCGACCGCATCGACACCACGATCACCGCCAACGAGGCCAGGATCGCCGCCTACGAGGACATGCAGTCTCTGCTGCTGGCGGTGAACACGTCGCTGGACGGGCTGCGCAACCGCAGCGTCTCGATCGGCGGCGGCAGCAACCTGTTCGAGGGGCGGACCGCCTATCTGTCGGGCGGCGGCTCCACCTCGGCGGGCGACGTGCTGTCGGTGACGGCGGCGGACGGGGCGGAGACCGGCACCTATTCCATCGTGGTGGAGCAGCTCGCCACCCGCCACAAGATCGGCGCGGCGACCACGTCGAGCCAGAGCACCGCGCTCGGCCAGTCCGGCACCCTCACGCTGGGCGTCGCGGGCGGCTCCGCCGCGTCCATCGACGTGGAGGCCGGGGATTCCCTGACCGACATCCGCGACGCCGTCAACGCGCAAAAATCCACCAGCGGCGTGACCGCCAGCATCGTGAAGGTCACGGACAGCCAGTACCAGCTGATCCTCACCGCCAACGACACCGGCAAGGCGATCACCCTTGACGACGGCGGCGGTGGCCTTTTGACCGGCCTCGGCCTGACCGACGCGGATGGCAACTACGCCAACGAGCTGGTGGCCGCGAAGAACGCCGTCGTCACCGTGGACGGGGTGCGGGTGGAGCGCAGCAGCAACACCATCGCCGACGCCGTCGACGGGCTGACCTTCGACCTGTACGCCGCCCTGCCCGGCCAGACGATCGGGGTGGAGATCGGCACCGACCTCGCGTCGATCAAGAGCGCGATCACCGGCTTCGTGGACGCCTACAACGCCTTTCGCGTCTTCGCCCAGAGCCATCAGACCGTCAGCAGCAGCGGCACCGCCAGCAGCGATGCCACCCTGTTCGCGGACAGCCTGCTGCGGCAGGTCACCAAGACGGTCTACGACGCCCTGAACGCGAAGGTGACAACGGACGACGGCGGCACCCTGTCGCTGGCCAGCCTGGGCATCACCTTCGCCAGCGACAACACGCTGACGGTGGACGAGACGGCGCTCAACGCCGCCCTGACCGGCGACATCGACGCGGTGCGCAAGCTGCTGGGGCTGGAGATGACCAGCTCCTCCGCCGACCTGAAGCTGCTGCGCTACGACCGCAGCCTCGGCCGCACGGACTTCACGCTGGACATCACGGTGGCCGAGGACGGAACCCTGTCCGGCGCGTCGGTGGACGGCGACAACGCGCTGTTCCGGGTCAGCGGCAACCGCATCATCGGCAACGACGGCACCGCCTTCGCCGGGCTGGTGCTGGTCTACACCGGCCAGACCGGATCGGTGGACGTCAGCTTCTCGCAAGGGCTGGCCGACCGGCTCTACACCACGCTGAACGGCATCGCGGCGAAGGACAGCGGCGACATCGCCCGCATCGTCTCGCAGCTCGACGCCGACAACACCGAGATGACCCGGCGGTCCGACGACATCAAGACCAAGGCCGAGGACCACCGCACCCGCCTGACCGCCTACTACGCCCGGCTGGAGGCCAAGGCGGAGGCCGCGAACCTGCTGCTCCAGCAGCTGAAATACAAGGAAAGCAGCGACGATTGA